Proteins from a genomic interval of Micromonospora sp. NBC_00389:
- the guaB gene encoding IMP dehydrogenase, with amino-acid sequence MENSPNNDLPAGAEHADLGGHLPELPAGSARVVPLGLTFDDVLLQPGESDVVPSRVNTRTRLTRNIELTVPLLSSAMDTVTEARMAIAMARQGGIGVLHRNLSLEDQALQVDLVKRSESGMITNPVTASPDDTLRDVDELCGRYRISGVPVVDGDGQLVGIVTNRDMRFVSEPNTPVREIMTRTPLVTARVGVSKDEALDLLRQHKIEKLPIVDDSGRLRGLITVKDFTKSEQYPDATKDDAGRLRVAAAVGVGEDAYKRARTLVDAGVDVLIVDTAHGHQRAVLDMVRQLKKDVAIDIVGGNVATYAGARALVEAGADGIKVGVGPGAICTTRIVAGVGVPQITAIMEAARAARPAGVPVIGDGGIQYSGDIAKALVAGADTVMLGSLLAGCEESPGDLIFINGKQYKAYRGMGSLGAMQSRGQAKSYSKDRYFQQDVLAEDKLVPEGVEGQVPYRGPLSAVAHQLTGGLRAAMGYVGAESIPELHRRGQLIRITAAGLKESHPHDIQMTVEAPNYHSR; translated from the coding sequence GTGGAAAATTCGCCCAACAACGATCTTCCGGCCGGCGCCGAGCACGCCGACCTGGGCGGCCACCTGCCCGAGCTGCCCGCCGGCTCGGCCCGGGTGGTTCCGCTCGGCCTCACCTTCGATGACGTGCTGCTCCAGCCGGGCGAGTCGGACGTGGTTCCCAGCCGTGTCAACACCCGCACCCGCCTCACCCGCAACATCGAGTTGACCGTCCCGCTGCTCTCCAGCGCCATGGACACCGTCACCGAGGCGCGGATGGCGATCGCCATGGCCCGCCAGGGTGGCATCGGCGTGCTGCACCGCAACCTCTCGCTGGAGGACCAGGCCCTCCAGGTCGACCTGGTCAAGCGCTCCGAGTCCGGCATGATCACCAACCCGGTGACCGCCAGCCCCGACGACACCCTGCGCGATGTCGACGAGCTGTGCGGGCGGTACCGGATCTCCGGCGTGCCGGTGGTGGACGGCGACGGCCAGCTCGTCGGCATCGTCACCAACCGCGACATGCGCTTCGTCTCCGAGCCGAACACCCCGGTACGGGAGATCATGACCCGGACGCCGCTGGTCACCGCCCGGGTCGGGGTGAGCAAGGACGAGGCACTGGACCTGCTGCGCCAGCACAAGATCGAGAAGCTGCCGATCGTCGACGACTCGGGCCGGCTGCGCGGGTTGATCACCGTCAAGGACTTCACCAAGAGCGAGCAGTACCCGGACGCCACCAAGGACGACGCGGGCCGACTGCGGGTGGCCGCCGCCGTGGGGGTCGGCGAGGACGCCTACAAGCGGGCCCGCACCCTGGTCGACGCGGGCGTGGACGTGCTGATCGTGGACACCGCGCACGGCCACCAGCGGGCCGTGCTGGACATGGTCCGGCAGCTCAAGAAGGACGTCGCCATCGACATCGTGGGCGGCAACGTGGCCACGTACGCCGGCGCGCGGGCGTTGGTCGAGGCCGGCGCCGACGGGATCAAGGTGGGCGTGGGTCCGGGCGCGATCTGCACCACCCGCATCGTCGCCGGGGTCGGCGTGCCGCAGATCACCGCGATCATGGAGGCGGCCCGGGCCGCCCGCCCGGCCGGCGTGCCGGTGATCGGCGACGGCGGCATTCAATACTCCGGCGACATCGCCAAGGCGCTGGTCGCCGGCGCCGACACGGTGATGCTCGGCAGCCTGCTGGCCGGCTGCGAGGAGAGCCCGGGCGACCTGATCTTCATCAACGGCAAGCAGTACAAGGCGTACCGCGGGATGGGCTCGCTCGGAGCGATGCAGTCCCGGGGCCAGGCCAAGTCGTACTCGAAGGACCGGTACTTCCAGCAGGACGTGCTCGCCGAGGACAAGCTGGTCCCCGAGGGCGTCGAGGGCCAGGTGCCCTACCGGGGCCCGCTGTCCGCGGTCGCCCACCAGCTCACCGGCGGGCTGCGCGCCGCGATGGGGTACGTCGGCGCGGAGAGCATCCCCGAGCTGCACCGGCGTGGCCAGCTGATCCGGATCACCGCGGCCGGGCTCAAGGAGAGCCACCCGCACGACATCCAGATGACCGTCGAGGCGCCCAACTACCACTCCCGCTGA
- a CDS encoding GuaB3 family IMP dehydrogenase-related protein — protein sequence MRDVVEIGLGKTAQRGYHLDDIAIVPSRRTRDVDDVSTAWQLDAYPFGIPCVGHPSDATMSPSSAVRLGELGGLGVLNVEGLWTRYENPTKVLEELAGLDEDARATKRLQEVYAEPIRPDLIAERVRELRAGGSTVAVRVSPQHTLALAPVILDAGVDILVIQGTIVSAEHVSTTDEPLNLKEFIADLDLPVIVGGCTDYKTALHLMRTGAAGVIVGIGGDEWSTTESVLGIRVPMATAIADAAAARRDYLDETGGRYVHLIADGDIQTSGDIAKALGCGADAVMLGEPLSLCDEAPAGGAWWHSAASHPSLPRGAFEVSGDPIGSMEQLLFGPADEADGQLNLFGGLRRAMAKCGYRDLKEFQKVGLVLDR from the coding sequence ATGCGTGACGTGGTCGAGATCGGGCTGGGCAAGACCGCGCAGCGCGGTTACCACCTGGACGACATCGCCATCGTGCCGAGCCGCCGGACCCGGGACGTCGACGACGTCTCCACCGCCTGGCAGCTCGACGCGTACCCGTTCGGCATCCCGTGCGTCGGGCACCCCTCCGACGCCACGATGAGCCCGTCGTCGGCGGTTCGGCTCGGTGAGCTCGGCGGCCTCGGCGTGCTCAACGTCGAGGGGTTGTGGACCCGCTACGAGAACCCGACCAAGGTGCTGGAGGAGCTGGCCGGCCTCGACGAGGACGCCCGCGCCACCAAGCGGCTCCAGGAGGTGTACGCCGAGCCGATCCGCCCCGACCTGATCGCGGAGCGGGTCCGCGAGTTGCGCGCCGGTGGCAGCACTGTGGCGGTGCGGGTCTCCCCGCAGCACACCCTGGCGCTGGCCCCGGTGATCCTGGACGCCGGGGTGGACATCCTCGTCATCCAGGGCACCATCGTCTCGGCCGAGCACGTCTCGACCACCGACGAGCCGCTGAACCTCAAGGAGTTCATCGCCGACCTCGACCTGCCGGTGATCGTCGGCGGCTGCACGGACTACAAGACCGCGCTGCACCTGATGCGCACCGGCGCGGCCGGCGTGATCGTGGGCATCGGCGGCGACGAGTGGTCGACCACCGAGTCGGTGCTGGGCATCCGGGTGCCGATGGCCACCGCGATCGCCGACGCCGCAGCGGCCCGCCGGGATTACCTCGACGAGACCGGCGGCCGGTACGTGCACCTGATCGCCGACGGTGACATCCAGACCTCGGGTGACATCGCCAAGGCGCTCGGCTGCGGCGCGGACGCGGTGATGCTCGGCGAGCCGCTGTCGCTCTGCGACGAGGCACCCGCCGGTGGTGCCTGGTGGCACTCGGCGGCCAGCCACCCGTCGCTGCCCCGGGGCGCGTTCGAGGTCTCCGGCGACCCGATCGGGTCGATGGAGCAGCTGCTCTTCGGCCCGGCCGACGAGGCCGACGGCCAGCTCAACCTGTTCGGCGGGCTGCGCCGCGCGATGGCCAAGTGCGGCTACCGCGACCTCAAGGAGTTCCAAAAGGTCGGCCTGGTCCTCGACCGCTGA
- a CDS encoding ThuA domain-containing protein: protein MTRPTGRRWLAVAAGLILTIPLTSAVPAAAAPTDDAPPSTPAVVENGPAALRSAARAPQTYRVLVFTKTAGERRASITDGVDTIRKLAQANDFKVTVSRDAAVFTAAELAKYRAVVFLNTTGDVLNASQEAAFESYVKAGGGYVGVHAAAETEPDWAFYQDLVGAKVAGASPVVRGVVDVADRAHPATETLPRTLTLTEEWYNFNRNVRGTAHVLGTVDEKTYTGGAMGYDHPVTWCKDYQGGRSFYTGLGHSIETYRSAKFREHLLGGIQWSAGVIEGDCGATVLGNYEKVTLNDDPGEPMSLAVLPDGRVLHNTRGGEVRLYDPATGASPVITTVDVYQHDEDGLQSVAIDPDFATNKWVYIYYAPKLNTPVDNPATPGVNEGDAPATSTDPTVWDKFKGYNQLSRVKLVDSPTPHLDMSTEQQILRVDVDRGICCHVAGEIKFDGNGLLYLITGDDTNAGGSDGYTPINESPTQGPGYDAQRSSANTNDLRGKLLRIKVRANGTYTVPKGNLFPEEQDTAGKTRPEIFLMGLRNPFRYDVDARGMVYVGDYSPDSRVPSATRGPDGTGRWFATNKAGNYGWPYCYSPSLPYIDFDFVTRTSGAPFNCGAPVNNSPRNTGLRVLPKVEQPQFWYTFDGRTPCAGSYLENPPVGCDFKWPVIGTGGVGPMGGPIYSYDPASTSEVKFPEYYQNAVVFGEFTRDKIFMMRTDGKGTLTGVEQFLPGVVFDNPMDMEFGPDGSLYLLEYGDGFFRANPDAQLSVIRYVKGQRSPVAKLDATPTSGTAPLTVQFSSAGSYDPDPGESISYAWDFTSDGTVDSADPSPSFTYTANGTYTAKLTVTDSSGRTAVLTKEIVVGNTAPTVTVTSPVAGSFFTWGESVPFTVTVTDPEDGPVDCSRVTVTFVLGHDSHGHPDSSTTGCTGTLATPADGGDHAGGYLYGGISASYTDLGGGGQAALTTVGQAIIQAPRQQAENAQVKQGVEVANTGDTGGGQHVSGIDPGDHVAFDPINLGGVTTVTLRHSGGSAATAGTARAGVELRLDSPTGPVVATATLNATTGNGAFTSTTVPVDQPAGAHRLYLVFSAVPGGPTSGLVNLNWVEFTEG from the coding sequence ATGACCCGACCGACCGGACGACGATGGCTAGCCGTCGCCGCTGGACTCATCCTCACCATCCCCCTCACCTCCGCCGTCCCCGCCGCCGCCGCACCGACCGACGACGCGCCCCCGAGCACGCCGGCCGTCGTGGAGAACGGGCCGGCCGCGCTCCGCTCCGCCGCCCGCGCACCGCAGACCTACCGGGTGCTGGTGTTCACCAAGACCGCCGGTGAGCGCCGGGCATCCATCACCGACGGCGTCGACACCATCCGGAAGCTGGCCCAGGCGAACGACTTCAAGGTCACGGTGAGCCGGGACGCCGCCGTGTTCACCGCCGCCGAGCTCGCGAAGTACCGGGCGGTGGTCTTCCTCAACACCACCGGTGACGTGCTCAACGCCAGCCAGGAGGCGGCCTTCGAGTCGTACGTCAAGGCCGGCGGCGGCTACGTCGGCGTGCACGCGGCGGCGGAGACCGAGCCGGACTGGGCCTTCTACCAGGACCTGGTCGGCGCGAAGGTGGCCGGTGCCTCGCCGGTCGTCCGGGGCGTGGTGGACGTGGCCGACCGGGCCCACCCGGCGACCGAGACGCTGCCGCGCACACTCACCCTCACCGAGGAGTGGTACAACTTCAACCGCAACGTCCGGGGCACCGCGCACGTCCTGGGCACGGTGGACGAGAAAACCTACACCGGTGGCGCGATGGGGTATGACCACCCGGTCACCTGGTGCAAGGACTACCAGGGCGGCCGATCCTTCTACACCGGCCTCGGGCACAGCATCGAGACGTACCGCTCGGCGAAGTTCCGCGAGCACCTGCTCGGCGGCATCCAGTGGTCCGCCGGCGTGATCGAGGGCGACTGTGGCGCCACGGTGCTCGGCAACTACGAGAAGGTCACCCTCAACGACGACCCCGGCGAGCCGATGTCGCTGGCCGTGCTCCCGGACGGCCGGGTGCTGCACAACACCCGCGGCGGCGAGGTGCGGCTCTACGACCCGGCCACCGGTGCCAGCCCGGTGATCACCACCGTCGACGTGTACCAGCACGACGAGGACGGCCTCCAGTCGGTGGCGATCGACCCGGACTTCGCGACCAACAAGTGGGTCTACATCTACTATGCGCCGAAGCTGAACACCCCGGTCGACAACCCGGCCACCCCGGGCGTCAACGAGGGCGACGCGCCGGCCACCTCCACCGACCCGACGGTCTGGGACAAGTTCAAGGGCTACAACCAGCTCTCCCGGGTCAAGCTGGTGGACTCCCCCACCCCGCACCTGGACATGAGCACCGAGCAGCAGATTCTCCGCGTCGACGTGGACCGCGGCATCTGCTGCCACGTGGCCGGTGAGATCAAGTTCGACGGTAATGGGCTGCTCTACCTGATCACCGGGGACGACACCAACGCCGGCGGCTCCGACGGGTACACCCCGATCAACGAGTCGCCGACCCAGGGCCCCGGCTACGACGCGCAGCGTTCCTCCGCCAACACCAACGACCTGCGCGGCAAGCTGCTGCGGATCAAGGTGCGGGCCAACGGCACGTACACCGTCCCCAAGGGCAACCTCTTCCCGGAGGAACAGGACACCGCCGGGAAGACGCGGCCGGAGATCTTCCTGATGGGGCTGCGCAACCCGTTCCGCTACGACGTGGACGCCCGGGGCATGGTCTACGTCGGCGACTACTCGCCGGACTCCCGTGTCCCCAGCGCCACCCGCGGGCCGGACGGCACCGGCCGCTGGTTCGCCACCAACAAGGCCGGCAACTACGGCTGGCCGTACTGCTACTCGCCGAGCCTGCCGTACATCGACTTCGACTTCGTCACCCGGACCTCCGGCGCCCCGTTCAACTGCGGCGCCCCGGTCAACAACTCGCCGCGTAACACCGGCCTGCGGGTGCTGCCGAAGGTCGAGCAGCCGCAGTTCTGGTACACGTTCGACGGACGCACCCCGTGTGCCGGCTCGTACCTGGAGAACCCGCCGGTCGGCTGCGACTTCAAGTGGCCGGTGATCGGCACCGGCGGCGTCGGCCCGATGGGCGGCCCGATCTACTCGTACGACCCGGCGTCGACCTCGGAGGTGAAGTTCCCCGAGTACTACCAGAACGCGGTGGTGTTCGGTGAGTTCACCCGGGACAAGATCTTCATGATGCGGACCGACGGCAAGGGCACCCTGACCGGGGTCGAGCAGTTCCTGCCGGGCGTCGTCTTCGACAACCCGATGGACATGGAGTTCGGCCCGGACGGCTCGCTCTACCTGCTGGAGTACGGCGACGGCTTCTTCCGGGCCAACCCGGACGCACAGCTGTCGGTGATCCGGTACGTCAAGGGCCAGCGGTCGCCGGTGGCGAAGCTCGACGCCACCCCGACCTCGGGGACGGCACCGCTGACCGTGCAGTTCTCCTCGGCCGGCAGCTACGACCCGGACCCGGGCGAGTCCATCTCGTACGCCTGGGACTTCACCAGTGACGGCACGGTCGACTCGGCCGACCCGAGCCCGTCGTTCACCTACACCGCGAACGGGACGTACACCGCCAAGCTGACGGTGACCGACTCCAGCGGACGGACCGCGGTGCTCACCAAGGAGATCGTGGTCGGCAACACCGCGCCCACGGTGACCGTCACCTCCCCGGTGGCCGGCAGCTTCTTCACCTGGGGTGAGAGCGTGCCGTTCACCGTCACGGTGACCGACCCGGAGGACGGGCCGGTGGACTGCTCGCGGGTGACCGTGACCTTCGTCCTCGGCCATGACAGCCACGGCCACCCGGACAGCTCCACCACCGGCTGCACCGGCACCCTCGCCACCCCGGCCGACGGCGGTGACCACGCCGGCGGGTACCTGTACGGCGGGATCAGCGCCTCGTACACCGACCTCGGTGGCGGCGGCCAGGCCGCACTCACCACGGTCGGCCAGGCGATCATCCAGGCGCCCCGACAGCAGGCCGAGAACGCCCAGGTGAAGCAGGGCGTCGAGGTGGCCAACACCGGCGACACCGGCGGCGGGCAGCACGTCAGCGGGATCGACCCGGGCGACCACGTCGCCTTCGACCCGATCAACCTGGGCGGGGTGACCACCGTGACGCTGCGGCACTCGGGAGGCTCGGCGGCCACCGCGGGCACCGCCCGGGCCGGGGTTGAGCTGCGGCTCGACTCGCCGACCGGCCCGGTGGTCGCCACGGCGACGCTGAACGCGACCACCGGCAACGGGGCCTTCACCAGCACCACGGTGCCGGTGGACCAGCCCGCCGGGGCGCACCGGCTCTACCTGGTCTTCAGCGCCGTACCCGGCGGCCCGACCAGCGGCCTGGTCAACCTGAACTGGGTCGAGTTCACCGAGGGCTGA